In Streptomyces alboniger, the following are encoded in one genomic region:
- the lysS gene encoding lysine--tRNA ligase yields MPIVAQSTDTTDWVSRYADEVIAESERRAPGAKQHGTAGPAIVVASGLSPSGPIHLGNLREVMTPHLVADEIRRRGHEVRHLISWDDYDRYRKVPAGVPGVDESWAEHIGKPLTSVPAPAGSAYPNWAEHFKAAMAEALTELGVEYDGISQTEQYTSGAYREQILHAMKHRGDIDAILDQYRTKKDPAKAGQNGKGKQQQKPVDEAELEAAEGSGAASEDDGSGGSGGYYPYKPFCGQCEKDLTTVTSYDDESTELVYTCTACGFGETVKLSEFNRGKLVWKVDWPMRWAYEGVVFEPSGVDHSSPGSSFVVGGQIVRQIFDGVQPIGPMYAFVGISGMAKMSSSKGGVPTPADALKIMEAPLLRWLYARRKPNQSFKIAFDQEIQRLYDEWDKLEAKVADGSALPADASAHSRAVRTAAGELPSTPRPLPYRTLASVADITAGAEDQTLRILSDLDPSAPLSSLDEVRPRLDRAENWITTQVPADARTIVRSEPDTELLSSLDDESRESLRLLLEGLDTHWSLDGLTHLVYGVPKVRAGFSADATAKELPPEIKVAQRTFFALLYRLLVTRETGPRLPTLLLAVGAERVRKLLGA; encoded by the coding sequence GTGCCGATCGTGGCTCAGAGCACCGATACCACCGACTGGGTCTCCCGCTACGCGGACGAGGTCATCGCCGAGTCGGAGCGTCGTGCCCCGGGCGCGAAACAGCACGGCACCGCCGGACCGGCGATCGTCGTCGCCTCCGGCCTCTCCCCCTCGGGCCCGATCCACCTCGGCAACCTCCGCGAGGTCATGACCCCGCACCTGGTCGCCGACGAGATCCGCCGCCGCGGACACGAGGTCCGCCACCTGATCTCCTGGGACGACTACGACCGCTACCGCAAGGTGCCGGCCGGCGTCCCCGGCGTCGACGAGTCCTGGGCCGAGCACATCGGCAAGCCCCTCACCTCCGTGCCCGCCCCGGCCGGCTCCGCGTACCCGAACTGGGCCGAGCACTTCAAGGCCGCCATGGCCGAGGCGCTCACCGAGCTGGGCGTGGAGTACGACGGGATCAGCCAGACCGAGCAGTACACCTCGGGCGCCTACCGCGAGCAGATCCTGCACGCGATGAAGCACCGCGGTGACATCGACGCGATCCTCGACCAGTACCGCACCAAGAAGGACCCCGCCAAGGCCGGGCAGAACGGCAAGGGCAAGCAGCAGCAGAAGCCGGTCGACGAGGCCGAGCTGGAGGCCGCCGAGGGGTCCGGCGCGGCGAGCGAGGACGACGGCAGCGGCGGCAGCGGCGGGTACTACCCGTACAAGCCCTTCTGCGGGCAGTGCGAGAAGGACCTGACCACGGTCACGTCGTACGACGACGAGTCCACCGAGCTGGTCTACACCTGCACGGCGTGCGGCTTCGGCGAGACCGTGAAGCTGAGCGAGTTCAACCGCGGCAAGCTGGTCTGGAAGGTCGACTGGCCCATGCGCTGGGCGTACGAGGGCGTCGTCTTCGAGCCGAGCGGCGTGGACCACTCCTCGCCCGGTTCGTCGTTCGTCGTCGGCGGCCAGATCGTGCGGCAGATCTTCGACGGCGTGCAGCCGATCGGCCCGATGTACGCCTTCGTGGGCATCAGCGGTATGGCGAAGATGTCGTCCTCCAAGGGCGGCGTGCCGACCCCGGCCGATGCCCTGAAGATCATGGAGGCGCCGCTGCTGCGCTGGCTGTACGCGCGCCGCAAGCCCAACCAGTCGTTCAAGATCGCCTTCGACCAGGAGATCCAGCGGCTCTACGACGAGTGGGACAAGCTGGAGGCCAAGGTCGCCGACGGCTCCGCGCTGCCCGCCGACGCGTCCGCGCACTCCCGTGCGGTGCGCACCGCCGCGGGCGAGCTGCCCAGCACCCCGCGGCCGCTGCCGTACCGCACGCTGGCCTCCGTCGCCGACATCACCGCCGGTGCCGAGGACCAGACGCTGCGGATCCTGAGCGACCTCGACCCCTCCGCGCCGCTGTCCTCGCTCGACGAGGTCCGGCCGCGGCTGGACCGCGCCGAGAACTGGATCACCACGCAGGTCCCGGCGGACGCGCGCACGATCGTGCGGTCCGAGCCCGACACCGAGCTGCTGTCGTCCCTGGACGACGAGTCGCGTGAATCGCTGCGGCTGCTCCTGGAGGGCCTGGACACGCACTGGTCCCTGGACGGCCTCACGCACCTGGTGTACGGCGTGCCGAAGGTGCGGGCCGGGTTCTCGGCGGACGCGACGGCCAAGGAGCTGCCGCCGGAGATCAAGGTCGCGCAGCGGACGTTCTTCGCGCTGCTGTACCGGCTGCTCGTGACCCGGGAGACCGGTCCGCGGCTGCCCACGCTGCTGCTGGCCGTGGGCGCCGAGCGGGTGCGGAAGCTGCTCGGCGCGTAA